One genomic region from Leguminivora glycinivorella isolate SPB_JAAS2020 chromosome 8, LegGlyc_1.1, whole genome shotgun sequence encodes:
- the LOC125228803 gene encoding lipoprotein lipase-like has protein sequence MCHLLFCTPVKLQHVASKLDSCCRVSFFIMLECITGRNSSGFQNPTAYKSHILPNVMALWTSGVDMEQIISSPGVAIPLGLTGNEDVAIIVHGRESSVYSDFVNTLRFSLANADKTMVIVMVDWSYLSYSSYEQAVSVVPSIATELRSFIGLIANLNPSRLHLIGFDLGAHIVGIANRNAATTARAAKITALSPAGQRWGSGTLRLRANDATTVEVIHTDTTGARAFGTPDALGTIDIYPNGGTRQSGCAASDNACNHNRAWELFAATVDTGGHLMALRCDSITEVNNNRCTGTPPVIMGTLALLKMQRGLYRVNTGNTYPFSA, from the exons ATGTGTCATCTTTTATTCTGCACACCAGTTAAGCTTCAACATGTGGCGAGTAAACTTGATAGTTGTTGCCGCGTGTCTTT TTTCATCATGCTTGAATGCATCACTGGCAGAAACAGCAGTGGATTCCAGAACCCCACGGCTTACAAATCCCACatacttccgaacgtcatg GCTTTATGGACCAGCGGCGTGGATATGGAGCAAATTATAAGCTCCCCTGGTGTGGCAATCCCACTCGGCCTGACTGGCAATGAAGATGTGGCCATCATAGTCCATGGACGAGAAAGCAGTGTATATAGTGATTTTGTAAATACTCTCCGATTTT CACTTGCTAATGCAGACAAGACCATGGTTATCGTCATGGTAGATTGGTCATACCTCTCCTATTCTTCGTATGAACAGGCTGTGTCGGTCGTACCCTCAATTGCAACTGAACTACGATCCTTCATAGGGTTGATAGCCAACTTGAACCCGTCTCGCCTTCACCTCATTGGATTTGATCTGGGAGCTCATATCGTGGGCATAGCTAATAGAAACGCTGCCACTACGGCTCGAGCTGCTAAAATCACAG CATTGAGCCCCGCTGGCCAACGCTGGGGCTCCGGCACCCTGCGTCTTAGGGCCAATGACGCCACCACCGTGGAAGTAATCCACACTGATACAACTGGAGCAAGGGCTTTTGGCACCCCTGATGCCCTTGGCACAATAGACATCTACCCGAACGGAGGGACTAGGCAGTCTGGCTGTGCGGCCAGTGATAACGCTTGCAACCATAATAGGGCCTGGGAGTTGTTCGCGGCGACCGTGGACACTGGTGGACACTTGATGGCTCTGCGATGCGACTCTATTACGGAAGTCAACAACAATCGGTGCACGGGGACACCGCCGGTGATCATGGGGACGTTAGCGCTTCTTAAAATGCA GAGGGGCCTTTATCGGGTGAACACTGGAAACACTTACCCTTTCAGTGCTTGA
- the LOC125228838 gene encoding lipase member H-B-like, with protein sequence MDYATAFNSVPFVADDIIALIVQLGAANKIDRSLVHIVGFDIGAHIAGLVSRDSRARVQRITGLSPAGQNWDSFSRRLRATDANYVEVVHTDYSGTRAFGIRETIGTVDIFANTGTSQPGCANNQCNHDRAWQLFGATLDMGGHLMGLRCETLAEMTRNRCVGAPAVSLGTNDLFKVGTGIYRVNTGRAYPYNS encoded by the exons ATGGATTATGCAACAGCATTCAACTCCGTACCATTCGTCGCCGACGATATCATCGCTTTAATAGTCCAACTGGGCGCTGCGAACAAGATTGATCGCAGCCTAGTTCATATTGTGGGGTTTGACATTGGAGCGCACATTGCTGGTCTTGTTAGCAGGGACTCGCGGGCTCGAGTACAGAGAATAACTG GGTTATCTCCCGCCGGCCAAAATTGGGATTCATTCTCCCGTCGTCTACGAGCCACCGACGCTAATTACGTCGAAGTCGTCCACACGGATTATTCTGGCACAAGGGCTTTTGGCATCAGGGAGACGATTGGCACAGTGGACATATTCGCGAACACTGGCACGAGCCAACCGGGCTGTGCCAATAACCAGTGTAACCACGACCGAGCCTGGCAGTTGTTCGGGGCGACACTGGATATGGGTGGCCATCTGATGGGACTTAGATGTGAAACTCTTGCGGAAATGACGAGGAACCGATGTGTTGGTGCACCCGCTGTGTCTTTGGgtaccaatgatttatttaaagTTGG AACTGGAATTTACCGGGTCAATACGGGCAGAGCGTATCCGTACAACTCCTGA